The Acidithiobacillus ferrooxidans ATCC 23270 genomic interval AGGTTATCCCGAATAAAACCAGCAAGAGACAACGCATCGCGCAGAGTACCCGTTTTGGCTTGCACCGTACCCGCAGGCAGAGCGCTCAGACGATGCCGGAGCGTTCCATCTTCGGCATTGACCGGCAGCGAATCGCGCCAGGAGCCCCCCCAGGGTTCCTGATAAGAGTGCAACAGCATACGCACCAGATCTGCGGCGCTGAGGCGATCCTCACGAGATAATCCGCAGCCATCTACCAGTCGAGATTGGGTGTCAAGTATACCGTTCACAGAAAGCCAACGGTGCAAGCCCTGCATGGTCGATGCACGGCTTCCATCACCGCCGCGAGCCAGATCCGCATCCCGGAGCAGTACTTCTACATGGGTGTTTTCACTCACCTTGTTGGCCACCGTGATCTCCTCCACCAATGGCGGTGACTCGTGTTTGGCCAATAAGGCATAGTGCGCATATCCCCTGGACTGCTTTGCACCGCGCTTGTTGTTCAATGCTTGGATAGGATTACCTACAAGAATACCCTTTTCCTCCAAAGCCTGTCGCAATGCTACGGCGGCAAAATAGGCTGGATCAGGCTGCGCCAGCATCGCGGCAAAAATACCGCCCTTGGCGGAAATCGCGCCAGTCAATAGATATCCGCTTCCAGATTTTTCCAGGCGTACGGGACGAATGGGATCCTCCGCCGAAACGGTGATCACCGTGTTCCGAATGAACCCTCCCGGGTTGGGCATGATCTCGGCGTTGGTGCGTACCCCCGGGGCCCGCCCCGGTCTGATTCGTACCGCGATCATGGCGTCGTTGAACATGAGTGCATGGATCGGTGCGCCATACCAATAGCGCTGATCCTGTTCCGTCCAACCCGGTAGCGCGCTATCTGCGGGAAAGTACGTGGCATCGGCCAGAATACCCTCCGGAATTTGGCGAACACCCGCAGCCCATACTTGAGCGGCAAGCATGCGCATAGGGTACATGGGGTCATCTCGTACTGTTCGCCTGACAAACGGGAAGCGACGGCTGGAAAGATCGGGGTCGCCACCCCCCAGAAAAATCAAGGGCCCCCGCACTACGCCATCATCGATGGTCCGGGCCAGTATCCGAGTTTTCTGGTGAGATTCAGGCCCCAGTTCGTGCAGAATATACGCTGTGGTCAGCAGCTTCGCTGTGGACGCAGGCAGTTGTCCATGATCTGCCTGCACACTCAGAGTGGGCCTGCCCTTTTGCACATCCTGAATCAGAATACTCCATTGGCCGTCGCCAAACTGGGTGTTTGCGTCCTTCTGGCCGGTAGCGGCGATAGCGGGCATAAGCCAGAAAAACGGCAATATCCCGACAAAAAAATACCGCCATAACCGGCCTCCATCCCCTTTCCACAGCCTCCCATCCGAACGCATCGTTTCGCTCCGATTTATAATTGTATGATACTATTAGACGTTTTCATCAAAAAGGTCCGATCCCGGCATGGATTCCTGACGATCTGTAAACAGGACCGCCGGCATGCGCAGCGCCAACCACAAACTAGGTAGTGCCGCCGCAAACGCCAGTAGAAAGAATTCCACAAATCCCACCTGTGCTGCAAGAAAACCGCTAAATCCGCCGACAACCGTGGCTGCCACGGACATCAGGGCGGAGCCAATAGCAAAATGCGTGGCCTGGTAATCACCCCGACAACGCTGCATGAGGAAGACCATCAAAACGGCGGTGCCGAGACCCGCCGCAGCCTGCTCAAAGGCCACTGTGACACCTACCCACCACACAGAGGGCATCACCCAGGCCAGCCACGCATAGGCCGGAATCGCCAGGGATTGAATCAACGTCAACGGCAGCAATGCATGGCGCAACCCCCAACGGGATATGATGATACCGCCCAGCAAGGCGCCTCCGATAGTCGTCACCGTCCCTACTGTTCCGGTGAGAATGCCGCGCGCCATCAAGCCGTAGCCCAAATGACTGAGAAACGGAGTCACCATAGCCGCCATCATGGCGTCGCCCGCGCGGAAAAGCAGGATAAAAGCCAGTGCCCAAAGAATCCCTGGTTGCTGCATGTAGGTGGTGAAAGCTTCGCGCACGGCGTGCCAATGCTGTCCTTTGTGACTCGTGGACGGGGGCGATGGCGGCAGTGCGCGCTGATGAAAAGCCGCCAATCCCCATAACATCACCGCCGCAGTTAAAAAACAGGCGATCCAGGATATCCACCCGGCGACAATGACCAGCACGCCGTTTCCCACCAGCATGGCAATCCGATAGGCTGCAACCCGCAATCCGGAAAAAGCCGCCTGATCGGATGGGCTGAGTGTCTGGATATAATACCCGTCTACGGACATATCATGGGTGGCCGACAGGAAGGCCATTAACATAAAAATTTTGGCGGCGAGGTCCAGATTCAGGTGCTGTGCTGGCCAGATCAGCAAGGCGGCCACGCCACCCAAGATGATTTCCATCACCACAAGCCAACGCTTTTTGTCCGCGAAAAGGTCGATCAAGGGGCTCCAGAATAGTTTCAAATTCCAGGGTAGTCCGAAAAACGAGAGTAGTCCGATAACCTGCAAGCTGGCGCCTGCATAGGTAAAAAACTGTACGGACACCTGTTGCACCAGCGAATAGGGCAACCCTTCCGCGTAATAGGTGCTGGAAATCCATCTGAATGTCTTAAATTTTTTCCGCAATGTTCATCCAGATATAAAAAACCCCCGCAGAGCGGGGGTTAGACGACCAAAGAAATCCACTAATCAGATTTTGGGGGAGCGACAGGCTTTTGCGCCAACACCCATGAAACCAATTCCTCGGCTTCCACGGGGGTCACGCTCTGCGCCGGCATGGGCATGGAGCCCCATACTCCGGACACGCCGTGCTCAATAGCGTACTTTAACGTTGCTATCGCCTTGGGATCGCGCTGATACCGGTAGGCGACCCAAGCAAAAGCAGGCCCGAGGACTTTGCTATCTACCTGATGACAGGCGAAACAGCCCTTGGCTTCCGCCAGCGACCGCTCCGTCGTCAATACCTCAACCAGGTGCTTATCTCCTTCTCGCTCGCCAAGCCCAGGCGGCGCCACACTTCCACCATGCCCATCACTCCGGGCAGTTCCAGAACTCTGCCTGCTGTCCGCCACCGGGCTGCCAGTAGAACTACCAACCGGCGCAGTAGCAGATCCGTCCTTCCTGGCACAAGCGGTGGCCAGACTGATGACGCCGACTAGCATCAGAAAGCGCACAACTGGCCTCATACCAAACTCACCATTGTAGTGCGCTCCCGATGTCCAGCTCTGAACGAGCCCGTGTAGACCTGTGGAGTGCCGAATCAGCTCGCGGAAGAAGTGTCGCTGCTGGTGGCGCTGGCACTAGGTGCTGCGGATTCCATTGGTGCCATGGCGCTGCTGCCCGTATTGTCGGTGGCCGCCGGAGCGGCAGACTCGGTGGTGGTGGTCGCCGGGGCAGCGGAGCTGCTGGCAGATGCAGTAGTGGACTCTTCCTTCTTGGCGCAAGCTGAGGCAAGCGCGATGGCACCTGCAACAAGAATGATCCGGGCAACAGGCTTGATCTTGGCAATATCCAACATGTTTTAACTCTCCTTACGTAGGTTTTACAAGATGACCGCGTCAGTAGCTAAATGGTATAGCGCAAATGACTTCATAATGGTAGCACTAATTTCCCTTGTGCCAAACAGTCCCCAGCACTCTACCGGCAGCGGAGGGGGATCAGCATCGAACACCTCGACGGTACCCGGCAGGTACGGCAGGTTTGCTCCGCCCTCGGGTTGTATAATAGGATATGCAGGTATACTATAATGCCATGAAAACGGATTTGCCAGGGAGTACATTGCTATGCCACTTACCTCTTCCAATGCTGACTTTGAGGCATTGCGCCCCGTCAAGCTTCAAACCATCCGGGACGTGATTCGGCCGGAACGCTACCAGCGATCAACAGGCATCGCCCTCGCGTGGTACATGTTTGACGCAATTTTCTACCTCTCCGCCATCACCGGCGCCCTTCTCGCCGGACCTTGGTGGCTCAAGCTGTTATTCGGACTGCTTGCGGGGTCGGCGGTGGCCTCTATGTTCGTCTGGGCACACGACGCAGCGCACGGCGCCCTCTTCCAGAGCAAGCGCACTGCCGAGATCTTGGGCACCATCTTCATGCTGCCGTCGCTGAACATGTACCGCCTCTGGGCCTTTGGGCACAATCGCGTGCATCACGGTTTTACCAGCCTGAGCACCATCGACTGGGTATGGCGCCCCTGGACTCCCCAGGAGTACAGAAGCAAAACGGTTTGGCAGAAGATGATCTATCGGTTGGAACGTAGTCCTTATACTTGCGCCCTGCACTACTTGTTGCGTATCTGGTGGCCGGGCATGGTCCGTTTCAAAGTAGACGCCAAAAACAAAGATCGTTGGCCATTCTTCTACAGCAAGATGGTAACGCTGGTGTTTTTTATAAGTTTTTCCGCGTTGGCATACTGGATCTCCGGTCCGATGGGTATCATTGCGGCCGTTATTCTGCCTTTCTTGGTGTTCAACTATTACATCGCGCTGTTTGTCTTTCTCCACCACACGCATCCCAATGTGCCATTTTTCTCGGAAAAGGAGGAATGGAGCCAGAGTATTGGCCAGCTTTATTGCAGCATAATCGTACGTTGCTCCAAGGTCAGCGAGTACCTGATCCATAACATCCTGATCCATACACCGCACCACGTTGATCCACGGATACCCTTCTATCGCCTGAAAGGGGCTTACGAAGATTTACGTGCAGAGTACGGCCAGTACATTCATGAAACGCGCTTCGGCTTTTTTGAGATTCGGCGTATCTTCAAGGAATGCAAGTTATATGACTACGAGGGAAAATCTTGGTTGAGTTTCCGGTCCGGCCGTAGCTGGATTGAGGAGAAGGCTGCGGACATCGCTGCCTCCGCTACCTCTTCCGTATATCAGCCCGGCAAGACCGCACACTGACTGGGGGCGCCCTTGATGGTGTGCCGTGGTTCTTTGTATGCCGGCCGACACCTCCCGGTTATGACTCGTCTTCCGAGAGTTCCGGGTGGTGTTTTTCCTGTACCGGAGACGGTGTATGAAGTGCCTGGAGGTGCAGGATTTTCATAAGTCGTTCCACCAATGGGTATAAAAGTACTGCAGATACCGCCAGGTAGACCACCCCTGAGTACAAGGCGTAGGCGCTGGCGAAAAGTTTCGCGCAGGTACCATGCAAACTGGCAACGGGCCCCATACCGCTCAGAATCATGCTCGCATTGAGCAGGCTATCGATCCAATCGATATGCGCCAACAGATGATAGCCCAGCATGCCCATTCCGAGGGAAAGCAGCATCAGACCCAGGGCAGCACCGGCATAGCGTAATTGTCGCCACAGAAACTCCGTCCGGGTGAGCAAGTGCAGTGGTTGATGCGCGCGTGTATTCATGGAGCTACCCCGTTTTTCGAAAAATGTCGGGCTGTCAGCCGTAGTACTGGCGATACCAGGTCACAAAGCGCTGGAGACCCGTCCGTAAAGGGGTGTTTGGGGCAAAGCCCACGCTCTGCTGTAACGCGGTAACGTCGGCATAGGTAGCCACCACGTCGCCATCCTGCATGGGAAGCCATTCAATTTGCGCGGACTTGCCGAGGCACTCCTCCAGAATGCGGATAAAATCCGTGAGTGCAACGGGTGTGTGGTTACCGATATTCTGAATGCAGAAGGGGGCGGCACTGCTTGCAGGGTCTTCCGGCCAGATATCCTGCGCTTCTGGCGCACGTGGAATGAGTCGCGCCACCCCTTCGATGATGTCATCGATATAAGTGTAATCGCGCTGCATCTGGCCGTGGTTGAATACGGGGATGGGATGCCCGGCCAGGATTTTCTGCGTAAAGCTGAAATAGGCCATATCGGGACGCCCCCAAGGGCCATAGACTGTAAAAAACCGCAATCCAGTACTGGGAATACCATAAAGATGAGCGTAGCTGTGCGCCATGAGCTCACCTGCCCGCTTGGTGGCCGCATAAAGGCTGACTGGATGATCTACCGGGTCATGGACACTGTAAGGCAAACGATTGTTGGCACCATATACCGAACTGGAAGAAGCGAAAAGCAGATGATCGACCCCCTGCGCCCGGCAGCCCTCCAGCACATTCAGAAAACCAACGACATTACTGTCCACGTAGCTGTGCGGTGCTTTCAGGGAGTGCCGCACCCCTGCCTGAGCCGCGAGGTTGACGACGGCATCAAAGTGGGGGCCTGCAAAAAGCGTCTGCATACCCTCGCGATCTGCCAGATCCAGAGGTTGGAACTGGAAGGCTGGGTGCCCCTCCAGTTGCGCCAGACGGCCGCGTTTCAGGCCGGGATCGTAGTAGTCATTGAGGTTGTCTATCCCGCTGACAACCCAGCCATCGGCCAACAGACGACGCGCCAGATGAAACCCGATAAAACCCGCAGCACCGGTAATAAGTATTCTGCCTTCCATCAGGTCGTCCGTTCCGTGAGCCATTGCACATAGCGATCCACCCCCTGTCCCACGGTCAGAAAGGTTCTGTCATATCCTGCACCGCGCAGTTTACTGATTTCCGCCTGGGTGAAGCTCTGGTACTTACCATTCAGGGCTTCGGGCATATTGACGTAACGAATGGCCTGCGTTTTCTGCAGTGCGGGCAGGGTCAGTGTCGGGCGGTTAGCGCGGTGCTCCAAGCTATTGATGACGGCGACTGCCATCTCGTTGAAACTCTGCGCCTGTCCTGTGCCTACATTGTAAATTCCGCTGTGCGGGTGATCCAGGAAATGCATGTTGACGGAAACCACATCGTCTATATAAATGAAATCGCGCCGTTGTTCACCATCGGCATAGCTGCCAGACCCGGCAAACAGGCGAACATGATTGTCCAGCCGATATTGGTTGTAAAAATGCAGCGCTACTGAGGCCATGCGGTTTTTGTGAAACTCGCGTGGACCGTAGACGTTAAAATAACGAAAGCCATGTACCGGCGCCCGCAAATCCGTCCAGATCTGCCGGAGATACTGGTCGAACTGAAACTTGCTGAATCCGTAGACGTTGAGGGGCGATTCGGCGTAGCGCTCCTCGACAAAGATACCAGTCATGCCGTAGACCGAGGCGCTGGAGGCATAAAGGAAGGGGACATCATGATGTTGGCACCAATGCAGCAGCACTTTGCTGAAGGTGAAGTTGTTTTCCATGACATAACGGCCATCTGTCGCCATCGTATCGGAGCATGCGCCTTCATGGAAAACGGCTTCGACACCCTTCAGATGTTTGTTCTCTATCAGTCGAAGAAAAGCCTCTGCCTCCATGTAGTCGGCAATTTCCAGATCGGTGAGATTGAGAAACTTGTCGGCGCGGCTCAGATGGTCGACGACGAGAATATCCGTAATGCCCCGTTGATTGAGGGCCTGCACGAGATTGGCGCCGATAAAACCGGCCCCGCCAGTGACGATATACATGCGTACTCCTCCTTTTGCGGCTATGATAACAGAAAGCAGGCACCTTCCTATAAGGTACCATCACTCTGCTCTTTCCCCAGGCTCACACCTGCCCTATTCCTGCTGCAAAAATCAGATAGTGCCCTATAGAGGGGGCACTGCCATGTCCGAGGAGGAACATGCAAGATCACGGCCTGTTGACGATCATCCTGCTCTTGGCTACCGGAGTGCTGCTGGTTGGCTTTCTGCGTCATCTGCGTCTGCCGGCAGTCTTTGCATATCTTTTGACAGGTGTCATTCTGGGTCCGCACGCCCTGGCCGTAGTGCCCGATCTTGCCAGCACCCGACAGCTTGCCGCCTTCGGGGTGGTTTTTCTGATGTTTACCATTGGTCTGGAATTCAGTCTCGCGCAGTTCCTGAGCATGCGCCGCCTGGTATTTGGCATGGGACTGGCGCAGGTCGTTCTGACCAGTCTGGTCTTTGTCGGCATCGCGTTGCTCATCCCGCTCTCCTGGAAAACGGGGGTGATCCTCGGTGGAATTTTGGCCATGTCATCCACTGCCATGGTGGTGCGGGCGCTGGCTGAAAAAATGGAAATACAGACCCGGCATGGGCGTATCGCCGTAAGTGTACTGCTGTTCCAGGATCTCGCCGTAGTCCCCTTACTGATTCTGATCCCTGCGCTTGCCGGTTCGGCCAACGATCTGGCAGATGATCTGGCCATGGCCGGACTGAAGGCGGTGCTGGTGCTGTTGGTCCTGCTTGTGGTCGGGCGGCCGGTGATGCGACCCTGGTTTCAGCTCGTGGCCAATCGCAAGTCGACAGAGCTGTTCATGCTCAATGTGTTACTGGTGACCCTCGGACTTGCGTGGATTACCGAACAGGCCGGATTATCGCTGGCACTGGGTGCTTTTGTAGCAGGAATGCTGATTTCCGAGACGGCTTACCGCTATCAGGTGGAAGCGGATATCGCGCCTTTTCGCGATATTTTACTGGGCCTTTTTTTCGTTACCATTGGCATGCTCGTGGATTTGCCGGCATGGTGGGCGAATCTGAGCTGGGTCATCATCGTGCTTGCCATGATTCTGCTGCTCAAGGGTGCGCTGGTCTGGGGACTCGCACGTCTTTTCGGCTATGAGTCGGGCGTGGCCATGCGCTCAGCCATTGTACTGGCTCAGGCGGGTGAGTTTGGTTTCGTGCTGCTGGCGTTAGCCAACCAGTATCAATTATTGCCTGCCCATGTGCTGCAACCGGTTCTCGGCGGCATGCTCCTGTCCATGATGCTCGCACCTGTTCTGGTGGAGCGTAACGGATGGTTGACCCGTCAAATGGTGGGCAGCTATCGCCACCATCGCGATCAGCAACTGGCGGATATCCGTTCGGCAAATTTGCAGGCGCATGTTGTGCTCTGCGGCTATGGGCGGGTGGGACAGAGTGTGGGGCGGGTTCTGGAAGAAGAGGGTATCCCCTTTGTGGCGCTCGATCTGGATCCGGTACGGGTGCGCCAGGCGCAGTCCGCGGGCGAGTCCATTTTTTATGGCGACGCCAGTCGTCGCGACGTGTTGCAGGCGGCAGGCATTTTTTCTGCACGGGCTGTAGTCATTACGTATGCGAATGTCACCTCCAGCCAGAGGGTGCTGTCCATTATCAAGGAACTACGCCCGGACCTGCCAGTCGTCGTGCGGGCCCACGACGACAGCCAGTTGGAGAGACTGGAGGCCGCCGGCGCTGATGAGGTTGTGCCAGAAGTAACCGAAGGTGCTCTGATGCTGGCCTCGCAGGCCTTGTTGCTGATCGGTTTTCCGATCAGTACGGTGCTGCGTCGAGTGCGACGTTTCCGGCAAGAGCGTTATCAGTTCTTCCGGGGAGCGTTCTGGGGGAGCTCGGAACCCGGTGAAGACCAGGGTTCGGCGCGACTGGCTTCCATTGCGCTGGGTGAAACCGCTTTTGCCCTCCATCTCAGCCTGCGCGAGCTGAACCTCACCAGTTTTGGCGTGGTCGTAGTGGCCGTACGACGCCACGGAATCCGCGGACGTGAGCCGTCTCCCGATACGGTACTGCAACCTGGGGACGTGCTGGTGTTATTTGGGACGCCAGCGGCACTTACCCAAGCTGAACTCTACGTGCTCGAAGGCAATAAAGTACAGGAAGCAGCGGCGGTGTAAGGTGTTGGGCAGGGTGGAGTGGCAACAATGTGTGTGCGGTGCTATGTTTGCGGACGCCTGTTCAACCGTATGAACCACTTCTCCAGGTACTTTTTATGTCGACATCTATAGACTCTGCCTTATCCGAAACACGATCCTTCCCTGTTCCCGCGCATTTTGCCAGTCAGGCCAATATGGATGCCGAAACCTTCGCTCGCCTAAACCGGCAGGCGACGGAGGATCCCGATGGTTTTTGGGGGGACCTGGCGCGTCAGCATCTGGACTGGGATGTTCCGTTTCAGCGTGTACTGGAGGTGGATCAGGCACCCTTCTATCGCTGGTTCGGCGGCGGCCAACTCAATGTAGCGTACAACTGCGTGGATCGGCACCTGCGGGGTGCCACACGCCATAAAGCAGCATTGATATGGGAGGGCGAGGATGGCAGTGTGCGGACCGTGACCTACGCGCAACTGCATCGGGAAATGAGCCTTTTTGCCAATGCCCTCAAACATCAGGGGGTGCAAAAGGGGGATCGGGTCGCGATCTATATGCCCATGGTGCCGGAAGCGATCATCGCCATGCTTGCCTGCGCACGGATTGGGGCGATCCATACCGTGGTGTTTGGCGGATTCTCGGCGGAGGCCCTCAAGGATCGTCTGGAGGACACCGATGCCAAGGTGCTGATCACCGCCGATGGTGCCTGGCGTGCAGGAAAGATGGTGCCACTCAAACGCCATGCGGATCAGGCCCTGCTGCGCGAGCATGAACATTCCGTACGGCACGTCATTGTCCTGCGCCGTACCGGGGCGGATATCGACATGCAGGAGGGCCGCGATATCTGGTGGGAGGATGCTGTCGCCGACGTGAATGCTGACTGCCCTGCCCTGTCCATGCAGGCTGAGGATACGCTCTTCATTCTTTACACCTCGGGTAGCACTGGCAAACCCAAGGGCGTATTCCACAGCAGTGCAGGCTATCTGCTCTGGACTATGCTCACCACTCGCTGGGTATTCGATATCAAGCCGGAAGATGTGTACTGGTGCACCGCGGACATCGGCTGGATCACCGGCCATAGCTACGTGGTCTACGGTCCGCTGGCCAACGGTGCCACCGTCTTCCTTTATGAAGGGGCGCCCATGCACCCGCAACCAGATCGGTTCTGGAAAATGATCGCACGGCACGGCATCAGTATTCTCTATACCGCCCCTACGGCGGTACGCGCCTTCATGAAAATGGGCGATGAATGGCCACAGCGTCATGACCTCTCCAGTCTGCGGCTTCTGGGTTCGGTGGGTGAACCTATGAATCCGGAGGCCTGGATGTGGTATTACAAACAGATTGGCGGTGGGCGCTGCCCCGTAGCCGATACCTGGTGGCAAACGGAAACCGGGGGGCACATGATCGCGCCATTGCCTGGCGTGACAGCCAACAGGCCAGGTTCATGCGCCCTACCCCTCCCCGGCATCAGCGCGCGCATCGTGAATGACCAGGGCGCCCCCATCACCGCCCCCAATGCCGGGGGCTACCTGGTCATTGATCGGCCATGGCCAGGCATGCTGCGTGGCGTCTGGGGGAATCCGGAGCGCTATGTAGAGAGTTACTGGGCCAGGTTTGATAATCGCTACTACATTGCCGGAGATAGTGCGCGCCGCGACGCGGACGGTTATTTCTGGGTGATGGGGCGTATCGATGACGTACTCAATGTCTCCGGGCACCGTCTGGGTACGGCGGAGGTGGAATCGGCATTGGTGGCGCACCCTGCGGTCTCGGAGGCAGCGATTGTTGGAATCCCGCACGAAATCAAAGGAGAGGCTATTTGTGCTTTTGTTGTACTGAAGCATCAACATCAGGGTGACGATCGTGATGAACTGGGTGCGGCGCTGCGCGCGCAGGTGACTGAACTGATCGGTGCGATCGCCCGACCCGACGATATCCGTTTCACCGACGCTCTGCCCAAAACCCGTTCCGGCAAAATCATGCGCCGTCTGTTGCGCTCCATTGCCCGTGGTGAAGAGGTCACCCAAGACATGAGCACGCTGGAAGATGAGGGCACCTTACAGAACCTGGGTACCGTAAAGCGATAATAAGCAATTCGGCGCGCTGCGTGCGCAGTGTCATTAAGGTGCCATCTTGCGCCGGCAGAGCAAAGAGGTTCCCGGCGCAAAAGCCGGGAACCTCCTTTGATTCCTTACGGGAGCCCGCCTGGCGTATCCTGGTGACCACAGGGGAGTCTGGCGCGCCCGCCGGCGCACACTCAGTGCACCCGCTGTCCGACAAAGGTAAAGCGGTCTCCTTCAAGAACCACTTCAATAATCTCACCGGGTCCGAAGTCACCACGCAGGAGTTTTTGGGCAAGGGGATTTTCGATCTCCCGCTGAATCACCCTTTTCAGGGGGCGAGCGCCGTAGACGGGGTCATAACCGACCTCGGCCAGATGGTCCAGTGCGCCATCACTGAGTACCAGATCCATATCCCGCTCGCGCAGGCGTGACCGCAGGAAGCCCATCTGAATCCCGGTAATCTCACGGAGTTGCACCGCGGTGAGGGGACGGAAGATGACCAGCTCATCAATGCGGTTGAGGAACTCCGGACGGAAGTGATCCTGCACCACGTCCAGTACCGCCACGCGCATACTGTCATACTCCCCTTTGCGACTGAATTCCTGAATTCGGTCGGAGCCGAGATTGGAAGTCATGACGATGACGGTATTGCGGAAATCTACCGTGCGCCCCTGGCCATCGGTGAGCCGACCGTCATCCAGTACCTGCAGGAGGATATTGAAGACTTCCGGGTGGGCCTTCTCCACCTCGTCCAGCAATACGACCGAATACGGTTTGCGCCGCACGGCTTCAGTGAGATAGCCTCCTTCTTCATAACCTACGTATCCCGGAGGCGCGCCAATGAGCCGTGCCACCGAATGCTTCTCCATGAATTCGCTCATGTCGATGCGCACCAGGTGGTCTTCACTGTCGAAGAGAAATTCGGCAAGGGCCTTGGTCAACTCCGTTTTGCCGACGCCCGTGGGGCCAAGAAAAAGGAAAGAGCCATTGGGACGCTTGGGGTCAGACAGCCCCGCCCGGGAGCGGCGAATGGCGTTGGATACCGCGGCCACCGCCTCGCTCTGACCCACTACCCGCGCCTGCAGGCGCTCCTCCATCTTGAGGAGTTTTTCTTTTTCACCCTCCAGCATTTTGGAGACAGGAATGCCGGTCCAGCGGGCCACCACTTCGGCGATTTCCTCTTCACCCACCTCGGTGCGCAACAACGTGGGTTTAGCGCCTGAACCTGCTGATTGCGCATGGATTTCAGCGGCATGGAGCTGTGCTTCCAATGCCGGAATAGAGCTGTATTGCAGTTCCGCCATACGCTCCAAGTCGTTGGCACGACGCGCCGTGTCCAGCTCCACGCGCTTGCGA includes:
- a CDS encoding MFS transporter → MRKKFKTFRWISSTYYAEGLPYSLVQQVSVQFFTYAGASLQVIGLLSFFGLPWNLKLFWSPLIDLFADKKRWLVVMEIILGGVAALLIWPAQHLNLDLAAKIFMLMAFLSATHDMSVDGYYIQTLSPSDQAAFSGLRVAAYRIAMLVGNGVLVIVAGWISWIACFLTAAVMLWGLAAFHQRALPPSPPSTSHKGQHWHAVREAFTTYMQQPGILWALAFILLFRAGDAMMAAMVTPFLSHLGYGLMARGILTGTVGTVTTIGGALLGGIIISRWGLRHALLPLTLIQSLAIPAYAWLAWVMPSVWWVGVTVAFEQAAAGLGTAVLMVFLMQRCRGDYQATHFAIGSALMSVAATVVGGFSGFLAAQVGFVEFFLLAFAAALPSLWLALRMPAVLFTDRQESMPGSDLFDENV
- a CDS encoding c-type cytochrome, with protein sequence MRPVVRFLMLVGVISLATACARKDGSATAPVGSSTGSPVADSRQSSGTARSDGHGGSVAPPGLGEREGDKHLVEVLTTERSLAEAKGCFACHQVDSKVLGPAFAWVAYRYQRDPKAIATLKYAIEHGVSGVWGSMPMPAQSVTPVEAEELVSWVLAQKPVAPPKSD
- a CDS encoding fatty acid desaturase, which codes for MFDAIFYLSAITGALLAGPWWLKLLFGLLAGSAVASMFVWAHDAAHGALFQSKRTAEILGTIFMLPSLNMYRLWAFGHNRVHHGFTSLSTIDWVWRPWTPQEYRSKTVWQKMIYRLERSPYTCALHYLLRIWWPGMVRFKVDAKNKDRWPFFYSKMVTLVFFISFSALAYWISGPMGIIAAVILPFLVFNYYIALFVFLHHTHPNVPFFSEKEEWSQSIGQLYCSIIVRCSKVSEYLIHNILIHTPHHVDPRIPFYRLKGAYEDLRAEYGQYIHETRFGFFEIRRIFKECKLYDYEGKSWLSFRSGRSWIEEKAADIAASATSSVYQPGKTAH
- a CDS encoding NAD-dependent epimerase — protein: MEGRILITGAAGFIGFHLARRLLADGWVVSGIDNLNDYYDPGLKRGRLAQLEGHPAFQFQPLDLADREGMQTLFAGPHFDAVVNLAAQAGVRHSLKAPHSYVDSNVVGFLNVLEGCRAQGVDHLLFASSSSVYGANNRLPYSVHDPVDHPVSLYAATKRAGELMAHSYAHLYGIPSTGLRFFTVYGPWGRPDMAYFSFTQKILAGHPIPVFNHGQMQRDYTYIDDIIEGVARLIPRAPEAQDIWPEDPASSAAPFCIQNIGNHTPVALTDFIRILEECLGKSAQIEWLPMQDGDVVATYADVTALQQSVGFAPNTPLRTGLQRFVTWYRQYYG
- a CDS encoding monovalent cation:proton antiporter family protein, with product MQDHGLLTIILLLATGVLLVGFLRHLRLPAVFAYLLTGVILGPHALAVVPDLASTRQLAAFGVVFLMFTIGLEFSLAQFLSMRRLVFGMGLAQVVLTSLVFVGIALLIPLSWKTGVILGGILAMSSTAMVVRALAEKMEIQTRHGRIAVSVLLFQDLAVVPLLILIPALAGSANDLADDLAMAGLKAVLVLLVLLVVGRPVMRPWFQLVANRKSTELFMLNVLLVTLGLAWITEQAGLSLALGAFVAGMLISETAYRYQVEADIAPFRDILLGLFFVTIGMLVDLPAWWANLSWVIIVLAMILLLKGALVWGLARLFGYESGVAMRSAIVLAQAGEFGFVLLALANQYQLLPAHVLQPVLGGMLLSMMLAPVLVERNGWLTRQMVGSYRHHRDQQLADIRSANLQAHVVLCGYGRVGQSVGRVLEEEGIPFVALDLDPVRVRQAQSAGESIFYGDASRRDVLQAAGIFSARAVVITYANVTSSQRVLSIIKELRPDLPVVVRAHDDSQLERLEAAGADEVVPEVTEGALMLASQALLLIGFPISTVLRRVRRFRQERYQFFRGAFWGSSEPGEDQGSARLASIALGETAFALHLSLRELNLTSFGVVVVAVRRHGIRGREPSPDTVLQPGDVLVLFGTPAALTQAELYVLEGNKVQEAAAV
- the dacB gene encoding D-alanyl-D-alanine carboxypeptidase/D-alanyl-D-alanine endopeptidase; protein product: MRSDGRLWKGDGGRLWRYFFVGILPFFWLMPAIAATGQKDANTQFGDGQWSILIQDVQKGRPTLSVQADHGQLPASTAKLLTTAYILHELGPESHQKTRILARTIDDGVVRGPLIFLGGGDPDLSSRRFPFVRRTVRDDPMYPMRMLAAQVWAAGVRQIPEGILADATYFPADSALPGWTEQDQRYWYGAPIHALMFNDAMIAVRIRPGRAPGVRTNAEIMPNPGGFIRNTVITVSAEDPIRPVRLEKSGSGYLLTGAISAKGGIFAAMLAQPDPAYFAAVALRQALEEKGILVGNPIQALNNKRGAKQSRGYAHYALLAKHESPPLVEEITVANKVSENTHVEVLLRDADLARGGDGSRASTMQGLHRWLSVNGILDTQSRLVDGCGLSREDRLSAADLVRMLLHSYQEPWGGSWRDSLPVNAEDGTLRHRLSALPAGTVQAKTGTLRDALSLAGFIRDNLGHPQYAFAILVEHFRGSEERIRRRMDALVQRVALSGPM
- the rfaD gene encoding ADP-glyceromanno-heptose 6-epimerase; translation: MYIVTGGAGFIGANLVQALNQRGITDILVVDHLSRADKFLNLTDLEIADYMEAEAFLRLIENKHLKGVEAVFHEGACSDTMATDGRYVMENNFTFSKVLLHWCQHHDVPFLYASSASVYGMTGIFVEERYAESPLNVYGFSKFQFDQYLRQIWTDLRAPVHGFRYFNVYGPREFHKNRMASVALHFYNQYRLDNHVRLFAGSGSYADGEQRRDFIYIDDVVSVNMHFLDHPHSGIYNVGTGQAQSFNEMAVAVINSLEHRANRPTLTLPALQKTQAIRYVNMPEALNGKYQSFTQAEISKLRGAGYDRTFLTVGQGVDRYVQWLTERTT